Proteins encoded together in one Lysinibacillus sp. FSL K6-0232 window:
- a CDS encoding nucleotide kinase, with amino-acid sequence MWLNGNVTYYFGHALTGQGVKHLYKELMEEAELVYFLQGAPTFKGSELLKELGYFYVKQGFSVEWFKHALLEDAVEAVYIKGCNRLFVWASEWALEPTLLGTKHRVLSFYDCLEAEQLEKAGERLAIAMQERLSWREKCIATLNHAIKLHDEWEIITQSCMNWQALDEQVASLKTELFQAITLNKAGTRTHRLLGTLTPRGAENTVDSITKNITTRLMIKGKPGTGKSSLMKDLADEANARGLDAQIIWCGLDAGSVDMVIIPELNFCIFDSTEPHVFDPQDGRLGDRIFDIGQHCMLSKKAETDIEAVRAQYKEAMQDAMGYAKRYAEAEYTVRELLDHCLSTSLWREKTAPLFERVTK; translated from the coding sequence ATGTGGTTGAATGGAAATGTGACGTATTACTTCGGACACGCATTGACTGGGCAAGGTGTGAAACATTTATATAAAGAGCTGATGGAAGAGGCGGAGCTTGTTTATTTTTTGCAAGGTGCACCAACCTTTAAAGGGTCAGAGCTTTTAAAGGAGCTAGGCTATTTCTATGTGAAGCAGGGCTTTAGTGTTGAATGGTTTAAGCATGCTTTATTAGAAGATGCTGTAGAGGCTGTTTATATAAAGGGTTGCAATAGACTTTTTGTATGGGCATCTGAATGGGCTCTTGAACCGACATTGCTTGGCACAAAGCATCGTGTCCTATCTTTTTATGACTGTTTGGAGGCAGAGCAGCTTGAAAAAGCAGGTGAACGGCTTGCGATTGCGATGCAGGAGCGTCTATCCTGGCGTGAGAAATGCATTGCTACACTGAATCATGCTATTAAGCTTCATGATGAATGGGAGATTATCACGCAAAGCTGTATGAACTGGCAGGCATTGGATGAACAAGTAGCAAGCTTAAAAACAGAGCTATTTCAAGCTATCACCTTGAATAAAGCAGGTACTCGTACGCATCGTTTACTAGGAACGTTAACGCCTAGAGGTGCAGAAAATACAGTGGATAGCATTACTAAAAATATAACGACTAGACTGATGATTAAAGGCAAGCCTGGTACAGGAAAATCTTCTTTAATGAAGGATTTAGCAGATGAGGCGAATGCAAGAGGGCTTGATGCGCAAATTATTTGGTGCGGCTTAGATGCAGGCTCTGTGGATATGGTGATTATTCCAGAGCTAAACTTCTGTATTTTTGATAGTACAGAGCCTCATGTTTTTGACCCACAAGATGGTCGATTAGGTGATCGAATATTTGATATTGGTCAGCATTGTATGTTATCAAAGAAAGCCGAAACTGATATTGAAGCTGTTCGAGCACAATATAAGGAAGCAATGCAGGATGCGATGGGCTATGCGAAGCGCTATGCAGAGGCAGAATATACGGTTCGCGAATTATTAGATCATTGTCTGTCAACATCTTTATGGCGCGAAAAAACAGCACCACTCTTTGAAAGGGTAACAAAATAA